In the genome of Microcoleus vaginatus PCC 9802, the window AGCATTGACAATTACGCGATAGCGACCCGTAGCGGGCAAAGTAACGGTCAGAAACGCATTTTTAGTCGAATCGCTCCCATCGTCATTTTCTGCCACTAATCGGCCGTTAGGGCCAAAGATAGCCACATAGGGATCGAAATCTGTACTTTCGAGGGAAATGGCTACAGACTGACCCGATCGACCTTCAAAAGTATACTCGCGATACAGACTGTTGTCAGACGGCAATACTGGGCCGCCTGCGGCTAAAGCGCCTTCTTCTTGCAAAATCGCCCGAGAAGGCGCGGTAGGAGCACTCGCTTTCAGTTCTAACGTATAAGCCCCTGACTGCCTAGCTTGGTAGGAATTTGCCACTAACGTGTAAGTCCCGTCTGCTGGCAGCCTGACTGTAATTCTGGCGTCTTTACTGCCTGCCCCGTCATCGTCTTGCGCGATTTCGCGCTGGTTGGGCCCGAGCAAAATTAAATAAGGGTCAATTTCTTGACTTTTCATTTCTATGGTGATTTGCTGGCCCGCTTTTCCCTCAAAGGAGTAGAGGTCAAAAAAGCTGTTGTCGGTGGGCAGAACGCTAGACTTGTCGGTGAGGATGCCGCTGACGGCGGGCCCGTTTAACGGAACTTTTTGAGGTGATTTGTTGCCAAAGGGCGATCGGGCTTGAGCCACGCGGGGAGCTCGCCCTTCTCGTACCGCTGTCAGGAAAGCGGGTATTTTGTCTGCTGAAATTGCAAAACCGATACCGATACTGCCACCGCCCCGACCGCGAGTAAAAATAGAAGTATTAACGCCGATTAATTCTCCTGAACTGTTGAGCAAGGGCCCTCCAGAATTGCCGGGATTGATGGCGGCGTCGGTTTGAATTAAGCCCCGCTGCTGGTCGATGCGGCTGACGATTCCGACTGTAAAAGTACCTTGAAATTGACCGAATGGATTGCCGATCGCAAATGCTTGTTGCCCGACTTTCACCGAACCGGGACGGGCTAAAGGAATGGTGGGCAAATTGTTTTGACCGCGAATTTTCACCACGGCTAAGTCTAGACCTTCTTCGCCGAATCCGATGACATCGGCGACAAGTTTTCTGCCGTCTGACAAAATGATATTGACGGTACCGCCTGCCGAAACAACGTGGGCATTAGTTAACACCATGCCGTCGGGGCTGATAATTGTGCCGCTGCCGTTAGATTTATCTGTATCGACGGTAACAACCGCCGGACTAGCCTTTTCGTAGACTCGAATATTGGTTTGTTCTTCGACATTTTGGGCGATCGCACCCTGGGAATGCACCGAGTTAAATTCCGTTAAATCTGTTGATTGCCGCACAGGGGATGTCGTAACAACCGCAGTAGCGCTGGTTGCAACCCCAACCGTTAAAATTCCCGATACTGCTAAAGTTAGAAGTTTGAAATTCATGGCGATCGATTATTATTTAGCGATCGGTAGCTAGGAATTAGGTTTTGTGGCTAACCGCTAACTACCTTCTGTAATTATTTTAGGACTTGCACCAGGGTAGTGACCTTCCTCACGTCGGTTCTCCAATTTGGGAATCTGAATCAGCAGCTAAATACTTAAAATTAGCTTCTCGTACCGCAGCGTCCTCATTGCCGTAGAAAAAAGACAGCAAAGCAAAGCGCTGACCACTAATCACGGTAGTGGCTTCATGCAGCAAAGAACACGAAAAAATAATCGCCGTGCCAGAATCGCCTTTATAACCGTGCGGCGCGTACTCTGGAAACCGTAAAAATCCCCCCGTGTACTCTCCCACATTCAAGTTTAGCGTCATCGCAAACCTGCGGTGCAGCGTAGCTTTGCTAGTGTTGTCGCGGTGCGACCGAAAATAACCGCCGCTGTCAGCATCGTAACAACCTATCAAATACCGTTCAAACCTAGTGATTGTAAACTGAAAAGCTTTCTCTACTTCCGGCCGCACCCGGCGTAGAATAATCGCATTCAATTGTTGCTGGAAATCCTCGTCTTGAATAAAGAAATCTCGGCGCTTCTTAAAAGTGTCGTCGTGCAAGCCAACAGTTTTCCCGCCTATTTGCCTCATAAAGCCCGAGGGACTGCCACCATTAGCTTTGTACATATCGATCAAACTGCGGCAAGAGGCTTTGTCTAAAACGTTAGGAATTACCAACACCGGGGCGTGGCGAGTGGCTGCTCGGGCTTCCTCAATAGGGGGCAAAGTTTTGAGAAAATCTAATACTTGTTGGGCGTGTTGGTGCGGTTCGCCCATCGGCAAAATATTAATTACCTGAAGGTTTTCGTTGAGTACAAAAGTTTGGGGTGCATAGTGAACTCCGGCAAATCCATTTTCTTCGACATCTCGGAAAACACCGTACTGCTGACTGACTGTTTTATGCAAGTCCCAGAAAAAGAGGAATGACGGAGCAATTGTTGTCGGTCTGTTTTGTTCTTTGTCTGCTGGGTCAACGCTCACTCCGAACCGGGCTACTTTCAACCTTTGGAATTCTTCTGAAAGCTCTTGAAAGCTTTTGAGGATAACTTGGATTTGTTGAAAAGCTGCGCTGGCAAAGAAAAACAGCACGACTCGTCGGCCGGCAACCGTTGAGAAATAAAATAAGGGGTTATTTGTAGAAGTAATGGAAAACCAGGGAGCCGGATCTCCTATTTCGAGTAATGGCATCTTGCTGATTTAATAAGTGGTATTTTATATTAAGATTATTATACTGTCGATTAGTTCCACAGGTTCCGTAGGTCAAAATAATTTTAAAAAAAATTAGCTCTTGTTTTTGTATATCTGTGTTGGTATGGGGTTTCACACTCACAATTTACAGGCTTTTTAATCACTTTAATATCTCAGAATAAGTAGATGGGGCTCAATAAACGCAACTTATTTTTTTGCCTGCGGGCACGAGAAAAGTTTAGTTTCACCCATCTACTTAGTGTTTGCCTATTTGTCGAAACTGGGGGAATTATCCGGTTGGTCTTCCGGGTATTCTACAGGTCGATACTCCACGTAGTCTGACGGCGGTGCTTCCACGTCGCGGTTGCTGGGGCGAGACCTGGATGATTCCGTAGGACGGGTTTTTTTGGTTCTCGGCGGCGTATCGGAACTGCGGTTTTCCGAAGCAGGGGGGCGACCGCTGCGGCTGCGGGTCGGTCTTTCTTCGGGGTTGTCTGAAACGTCCCAGTTGTCAGACTCTTGGGCAGGGGGGGCTTCTGGGCGAGAGGGACGTTTGCGCGACGCTCGCTCGGGCGACTCAGGCCTGGAGGTGTTAACGCTGCCGTTGCGATTCGAGGGGCGGCGGCGGGGTTCGTCGTCGTAGGCTTCCCGAGAGGAACGGTAGTCTTGGCTGCCTCTGATCCGGGGACGCTGCGGATAGTCTTCCTCTGGTTCTAGCTGTTCCATTTCGCCATCGTAGCCCTCGTAACCGTAGGCGTTGCTGACCGGTCGCTCTTCATCTACGTATTGGGCGCGAGTTTTGGCTTGGGCTGTGGTCGCTCCTCGCAGTTTAATGCTTTCTGCTGCAAAAAATATGGCGGAACCAGCGAGCAGAAATTGACCGAATGCCAGAATTGGGTCAAGCCGCCATCCTTGAAATAACAGAATACCGCCGCACAGCAAGCCGACTGCTGCAAAAAAAATATCGTGGTCTCGGGCTAGTTTGGGACGCCACGATCGCAGAAAATACAGTCCTGCCCCTGCTACTGCTAGGATAATCCCTAACAGGCTGCTCCAGTTCAATCCTAAATTGACCATTAGCCTATCTCCTATGTCTTTCCTATGTTAGCGAGTTAGATTTTACATCTATCATTAAGTCTGTCAGCCCGACTGTGCTTTCTGGGGCAGCGTCCGGTCAGGGTTTCAGCTTGGGAAGTGAGTATAATAATGAGTTTAACGGGAAAAAACCTCAGCTTGGCAGTCAACTGAAGGTTTTGCCTTGACAGTTGCTGGCAGCCGAGGTTTATCGGATCGGGGAAATGCCCGACTTGTAGCCCACAATTGACTTGCAGCGCCGGACATAGAAACCCGCTGACTTTAGGTGCGCTTGATTTTGTCTTTTTGGCTGATGAAGATCAGGCCGATCGTTGCTGGAAGCACTACAACCACCACGCCCACCAAGAGGCTGTACAAAAAGTTCGCGAGAGAAGGAGTCATAGATTCAAAGCCTTTGTTACAACAATTTGATTTTTATTAATTTTATACTTTCGATCGCACCTGTGAAACGGTTAAAATTATGAACAGCAGACTTAACAAAACTTAAAATTTCGAGATAAGACCCATGACTGGTATTACCGTTGCAAGTTGGATTCTGGGCTCTGTCCTAGTCGTGATGACTTTGCTGTTTATTTTTCGCATCGTCCTGACTTGGTATCCCGAGGTGAACCTGAGCAAATTGCCGTTGAGTCTGATTGCTTGGCCGACGGAACCTTTTTTAGCTGTAACTAGAAAGATTGTACCGCCGATCGGCGGGGTGGACATTACGCCGATTATTTGGGTGGGTATCTGTAGCTTGCTGCGAGAAATGATTCTCGGTCAGCAAGGGCTGTTGACCATGATGATGTAGAAGTTGGCGGTTGACTGTTGACAGTTGACAGAAAGCAGGCTGGGTACAAACCCCCGGATTGATCCGTGGGGTTGCTTTCTTCAATTCTTCAATCCAAAATCCCAAACCCAAAACCGATTGACTAATGACTGTTTTGGTTCAAGAACTGTTCGACGAAATTAGTGTAAACTTCGCCGCTGAGAAACTCGGGGGAATCGAGAATTTTTTGGTGGAAGCTGAGGGTTGTAGGAACGCCAGTGATGGCGCATTCCCGCAATGCCCGTTTCATCCTGCGGATGGCTGTCGGTCGATCGCGCCCCCATACAATTACTTTACCGATTAAAGAATCGTAGTAAGCGGGTATTTCGTAATCGGTGTAAACGTGAGAGTCCATCCGCACGCCGGGGCCACCGGGAGGCAAATAACCGCTGATTCTGCCGGGGTGGGGTCGGAAGTTGCGATCGGGATCTTCGGCATTGATGCGGCACTCGATGGCGTGGCCGTTGAGAATTACTTGGTTTTGCTTGATTTGCAGTTTTTCTCCTTGGGCGATGCGAATTTGTTCGGCTATCAAGTCGAGACCTGTAATCATCTCCGTGACGGGATGTTCTACTTGGATGCGAGTGTTCATTTCCATGAAGTAGAACTTGCCCGATTTGTCAAGCAAAAATTCGACAGTGCCCGCACCCGTGTAGTTGATGGATTTGGCGGCGGCAATGGCGGCGTGACCCATTTGATCTCGCAGTTTCTGACTGAGGGCTGGGCTGGGGGCTTCTTCCAGCAGTTTCTGGTGTCGCCGCTGAATCGAACAATCTCTCTCGCCGAGGTGGATGACGTTACCGTAGTTGTCGGCGAGGATTTGGATTTCGATGTGGCGGGGTCTTTCGATGAATTTTTCGAGGTAAAGCCCGGGATTGCCGAAGGCTGCATCGGCTTCGCCTTGGGCTGCTGAGAATAGTTTGGGGAGTTCCGATGCTTCTTTGACTAGCCTCATGCCGCGGCCACCACCGCCTGCGGTGGCTTTGATCATCACAGGATAGCCGATGTCGCGGGCGATCGACAAAGCTTCGTGTTCGTCCGCCAGCAATCCGTCGCTACCGGGAACTGTGGGGACTTTCACCCGCTGCATAGTTTCTTTGGCGGTGGATTTGTCGCCCATCGCCCGCATCGCGGCAGCAGAAGGGCCGATGAAGGTAATTTGATGGTCGGCGCAGATTTCCGCAAATCGGGCATTTTCCGAGAGGAAGCCGTAGCCCGGGTGAATGGCTGCGGCGTTGCGCGTCAGGGCGGCCGCGATGATGTTGGGGATATTTAAATAGCTTTTGCTGCTGGTGGGGGGGCCGATGCAAACGGCTTCGTCTGCCAACTGGACGTGCAAGGCGTGTTTATCTACGGTGGAGTGAACGGCGACCGTGGCAATCCCCATTTCCTCGCAGGTGCGCAGTATGCGGAGAGCTATTTCTCCCCGATTAGCGATTAAAATTTTCGAGAACCCCATCTTCGCTGCTTAATTCACTCAATATTCTGTACAATAATGCCTTTCGGTATGTTCTGGATAATCGTTTTCCAGAAATTGTTCACAAAAATTTATTTTACATTTTGCTGGTAGTGGTGCTATGATTTTAAATCGGCGGTCTAAAAGGGCAAGTCACAAGTTAAATGTCAGGAACCTCAACCTGTGAATCTTTAACTCGTAACGCAAAAATCCCAGAGAGTGCTAGAAAGAGCGGATGTGGCGGAATTGGTATACGCGCACGCTTGAGGTGCGTGTGGCATTATGTCCTTGCGAGTTCGAGTCTCGCCATCCGCATTGAATATATAAAACAACTGTTGACAGTTTTTGCTGTTGGCAGTTGTTTTATATTGACTGGTTTTTCTAGAAAGTCGATCGAGTTTTAGATCGGATTCTCGAAAACTCGATCGAACTAAGCATTCTTTAACTGTCGATCGACAATTGTGTTTGAATTGGAACGCTGGTTTCGTTGACGCACAGCCCATTTACAAAAACAATTGTATGTGGGAGTGCGGGCATTAAGCGACGCAGTGCATTCAAGTAAGCTTCGGCATCAGGGCGACGAGTAAAACGGGCGACTGTTAACTGCTGACAGTTCGGGAGTTGGCGAATTATACACCAAGGTTTAAGTCGATCGCGATAAGTGAGTTCTTTTGGTATCATAGGAAAATCCTTTCCACGAAAGTGGATGGTTAGAGAGGCGATTGCCCTTGATTTATCAGGTCTGAGGGCGATCGTCTTTGTGATTACAAATATTAAACGATATATACTTATCGTTTGTCAAGTAGAATGGGGTTAGTTAGGTTCCGAATCCGAGAGTTGGCTGACGAAAAAGGATGGACGCTAAAGGATGTGGCCGATCGATCGGAGGTTCCGTACAGCACAGTCAGGCACTATGCTCGATCGGAAGGACTAGCAACGGTTGATATCACATCAATTCAAAAAATAGCTCGCACCCTCGATGTTTTGATTGAAGAGTTAATGGAAGTTGTCAAAGAATAGTCGCTCGATCGGATAATTAAGAGCGAGGTTGATTTTCGGAACTAGGTAAACTTGTGCGATCGTCCGATCGTTTGAACAGTTTACGCGCTGTCAGCAAAGCGATCGCTCCCAAGCCTCCACCGCAGATGCAACTAACTATAATGGCACTAAAGAAAGGATGAAGCGGCAGGGGATGCTGGAAAGAAGGTGATGCCCAAGGTTTGTCTACAGCTAAGGTGTAGCTGCTGGAAACAACCCCCGCAACGCCTATACCTACACCGACAACGGCTATGGTGATTTGTAAATTGCGATCGCGATCTTTTTCTTTTTTGTCATACTCTACCTGTTGTTTTTGAGCATCAACTTCCAC includes:
- a CDS encoding YggT family protein; translation: MTGITVASWILGSVLVVMTLLFIFRIVLTWYPEVNLSKLPLSLIAWPTEPFLAVTRKIVPPIGGVDITPIIWVGICSLLREMILGQQGLLTMMM
- a CDS encoding bacteriocin transporter, with protein sequence MPLLEIGDPAPWFSITSTNNPLFYFSTVAGRRVVLFFFASAAFQQIQVILKSFQELSEEFQRLKVARFGVSVDPADKEQNRPTTIAPSFLFFWDLHKTVSQQYGVFRDVEENGFAGVHYAPQTFVLNENLQVINILPMGEPHQHAQQVLDFLKTLPPIEEARAATRHAPVLVIPNVLDKASCRSLIDMYKANGGSPSGFMRQIGGKTVGLHDDTFKKRRDFFIQDEDFQQQLNAIILRRVRPEVEKAFQFTITRFERYLIGCYDADSGGYFRSHRDNTSKATLHRRFAMTLNLNVGEYTGGFLRFPEYAPHGYKGDSGTAIIFSCSLLHEATTVISGQRFALLSFFYGNEDAAVREANFKYLAADSDSQIGEPT
- a CDS encoding Photosystem II reaction center X protein; the protein is MTPSLANFLYSLLVGVVVVVLPATIGLIFISQKDKIKRT
- a CDS encoding serine protease → MNFKLLTLAVSGILTVGVATSATAVVTTSPVRQSTDLTEFNSVHSQGAIAQNVEEQTNIRVYEKASPAVVTVDTDKSNGSGTIISPDGMVLTNAHVVSAGGTVNIILSDGRKLVADVIGFGEEGLDLAVVKIRGQNNLPTIPLARPGSVKVGQQAFAIGNPFGQFQGTFTVGIVSRIDQQRGLIQTDAAINPGNSGGPLLNSSGELIGVNTSIFTRGRGGGSIGIGFAISADKIPAFLTAVREGRAPRVAQARSPFGNKSPQKVPLNGPAVSGILTDKSSVLPTDNSFFDLYSFEGKAGQQITIEMKSQEIDPYLILLGPNQREIAQDDDGAGSKDARITVRLPADGTYTLVANSYQARQSGAYTLELKASAPTAPSRAILQEEGALAAGGPVLPSDNSLYREYTFEGRSGQSVAISLESTDFDPYVAIFGPNGRLVAENDDGSDSTKNAFLTVTLPATGRYRVIVNAYDASGRGRYTLTVR
- the accC gene encoding acetyl-CoA carboxylase biotin carboxylase subunit, with amino-acid sequence MGFSKILIANRGEIALRILRTCEEMGIATVAVHSTVDKHALHVQLADEAVCIGPPTSSKSYLNIPNIIAAALTRNAAAIHPGYGFLSENARFAEICADHQITFIGPSAAAMRAMGDKSTAKETMQRVKVPTVPGSDGLLADEHEALSIARDIGYPVMIKATAGGGGRGMRLVKEASELPKLFSAAQGEADAAFGNPGLYLEKFIERPRHIEIQILADNYGNVIHLGERDCSIQRRHQKLLEEAPSPALSQKLRDQMGHAAIAAAKSINYTGAGTVEFLLDKSGKFYFMEMNTRIQVEHPVTEMITGLDLIAEQIRIAQGEKLQIKQNQVILNGHAIECRINAEDPDRNFRPHPGRISGYLPPGGPGVRMDSHVYTDYEIPAYYDSLIGKVIVWGRDRPTAIRRMKRALRECAITGVPTTLSFHQKILDSPEFLSGEVYTNFVEQFLNQNSH
- a CDS encoding XRE family transcriptional regulator translates to MGLVRFRIRELADEKGWTLKDVADRSEVPYSTVRHYARSEGLATVDITSIQKIARTLDVLIEELMEVVKE